Proteins encoded within one genomic window of Cucumis sativus cultivar 9930 chromosome 3, Cucumber_9930_V3, whole genome shotgun sequence:
- the LOC101208807 gene encoding TLC domain-containing protein At5g14285 — METHLNPLPFFFSIFFTIYVIAYFLLFRNWSPKIRPEAASCAISFAHGTPAVFLASGAILSDAGRGFASPNSDLQNLVLDYSIAYFLMDLLHYLIFFPSDLLFIAHHLVTLFVFVTCRYLVSHGAYAILVLLILAEVTSFCQNVWTLARARRADVEFADRVYNILSPPFYVLYSIVRGFVGPYFLYKMGEFFFNGGAETVIPTWVWMSWIFVVAAAISVSILWITNLWVELYRERSSKLEKKGR, encoded by the coding sequence ATGGAAACCCATCTCAACCCtctccctttcttcttctcaatcttCTTCACGATCTACGTTATTGCTTATTTCCTCTTGTTTCGCAATTGGAGCCCTAAGATCCGACCAGAAGCTGCCAGTTGCGCTATTTCCTTCGCGCATGGCACCCCCGCCGTCTTCTTAGCCTCCGGCGCCATTCTCTCCGACGCCGGTCGTGGTTTTGCCTCACCCAACTCCGATCTTCAAAACCTTGTCCTCGATTACAGCATCGCCTATTTTCTAATGGATCTATTGCACTATCTCATCTTCTTCCCTTCAGATTTGCTCTTCATCGCTCATCATTTGGTCACTCTCTTCGTCTTCGTTACTTGCCGTTACCTTGTCTCTCATGGCGCTTATGCGATTCTTGTTCTTCTCATTCTCGCTGAGGTTACCAGTTTTTGCCAGAACGTTTGGACGTTGGCTAGAGCCAGAAGAGCCGATGTTGAGTTCGCTGATAGAGTTTATAATATTCTGTCTCCTCCTTTTTATGTGCTGTATTCGATTGTGAGGGGTTTTGTTGGGCCTTACTTTCTTTACAAGATGGGTGAGTTCTTCTTCAATGGAGGAGCTGAGACTGTGATTCCTACATGGGTATGGATGTCTTGGATATTTGTTGTTGCTGCTGCCATTTCTGTGAGTATTTTGTGGATTACCAATCTCTGGGTTGAGTTATACAGAGAAAGGAGCAGCAAATTAGAGAAGAAGGGGAGGTAG
- the LOC101218627 gene encoding lysine histidine transporter 2: protein MGTEAPPRTRNDGGDTHITNKTKEQKAIDDWLPITSSRNAKWWYSAFHNVTAMVGAGVLSLPSAMANLGWGPGVTVLVLSWIITLYTLWQMVEMHEMVPGKRFDRYHELGQHAFGEKLGLYIVVPQQLIVQVGTNIVYMVTGGQSLKKFHDIVCPSCKSIKLTYFIMIFASVQFVLSHLPSFNSMSGVSLAAAVMSLTYSTIAWTTSVAKGVQPDVDYGFRASTTTGKVFNFLNALGDVAFAYAGHSVVLEIQATIPSTPEKPSKRAMWRGVLVAYIVVALCYFPVALIGYWTFGNSVKDNILISLEKPGWLIALANMFVVIHVIGGYQIYSMPVFDMIETVLVKKMHCKPSFLLRFIARNVYVALTMFIGITFPFFGGLLGFFGGFAFAPTTYFIPCVIWLLMYKPKRFGLSWCTNWICIILGVLLTVLSPIGGLRNIILQAKNYHFYS from the exons ATGGGAACTGAAGCTCCACCTAGAACAAGGAATGACGGTGGCGACACCCAT ATCACCAATAAGACTAAGGAACAAAAAGCAATAGATGATTGGCTTCCAATTACTTCTTCAAGAAATGCAAAATGGTGGTATTCTGCCTTCCACAATGTCACCGCCATGGTTGGTGCTGGCGTCCTTAGTCTTCCATCGGCTATGGCAAACCTTGGATG GGGTCCTGGTGTGACTGTTTTGGTATTGTCATGGATTATCACCTTATACACATTATGGCAAATGGTGGAGATGCATGAAATGGTCCCTGGGAAGAGGTTTGATAGATACCATGAGCTTGGCCAACATGCTTTTGGTGAGAAATTAGGCCTTTACATTGTGGTACCTCAACAATTGATTGTTCAAGTTGGTACCAACATAGTATATATGGTCACTGGGGGGCAATCGCTGAAAAAGTTCCATGACATCGTGTGCCCGAGCTGCAAGAGTATCAAATTAACTTACTTTATCATGATCTTTGCCTCGGTTCAATTTGTACTTTCCCACCTTCCTAGCTTCAATTCAATGTCCGGTGTCTCTTTGGCCGCAGCTGTTATGTCTTTAAC TTATTCGACGATTGCCTGGACAACTTCTGTTGCAAAGGGTGTACAACCTGATGTGGATTATGGATTCAGAGCTAGTACCACAACAGGGAAAGTTTTTAACTTCTTAAATGCTCTGGGAGATGTGGCTTTTGCATATGCAGGGCACAGCGTGGTGTTGGAAATCCAAGCAACAATCCCATCTACACCGGAGAAGCCCTCGAAACGAGCTATGTGGAGAGGAGTTCTTGTTGCTTATATAGTTGTTGCTTTGTGCTACTTCCCTGTTGCTTTGATTGGATACTGGACGTTTGGAAATTCTGTCAAAGACAATATTCTGATCTCACTAGAGAAACCTGGATGGCTTATTGCATTGGCTAACATGTTTGTTGTTATCCATGTTATAGGAGGTTACCAG ATATATTCAATGCCCGTGTTCGACATGATAGAAACTGTATTGGTGAAGAAAATGCATTGCAAGCCTAGTTTTTTACTTCGATTTATTGCTCGTAACGTTTATGTCG CACTTACAATGTTCATTGGCATTACCTTCCCTTTCTTTGGTGGTCTACTTGGATTCTTTGGAGGATTTGCCTTTGCCCCCACAACATATTTT ATTCCCTGTGTTATATGGCTTCTTATGTACAAACCCAAAAGGTTTGGGTTATCTTGGTGCACTAATTGG ATATGCATCATACTCGGAGTGCTTCTAACTGTCCTATCACCTATTGGTGGATTGAGAAATATCATACTTCAAGCCAAGAACTACCATTTCTACTCATAA